One region of Glycine max cultivar Williams 82 chromosome 9, Glycine_max_v4.0, whole genome shotgun sequence genomic DNA includes:
- the LOC100785028 gene encoding probable inositol transporter 2 codes for MEGGVPEADMSAFRECLSLSWKNPYVLRLAFSAGIGGLLFGYDTGVISGALLYIRDEFIEVDRKTWLQEAIVSTAIAGAILGASVGGWINDRFGRKKGIVIADTLFFIGSVIMAAASGPAILILGRVFVGIGVGMASMASPLYISEASPTRVRGALVSLNSFLITGGQFLSYLINLAFTKAPGTWRWMLGVAAVPALLQIVLMLTLPESPRWLYRKGKEEEAKSILKKIYPPHEVEGEIQALKESVDMEIKEAESSEKINIVKLLRTSAVRRGLYAGVGLLIFQQFVGINTVMYYSPTIVQLAGFASNRTALLLSLIISGLNAFGSILSIYFIDKTGRKKLALISLCGVVFSLVLLTAAFRESEIHSPMVSAIQSSQFNNNNTCPDYKTALNSAEWTCMTCLKASPSCGYCAADDKFLPGACLISNDGTKKMCGDDHRAWYTRGCPSKYGWAALIGLALYIIFFSPGMGTVPWVVNSEIYPLRYRGVCGGIASTTVWISNLIVSESFLSLTKALGTAWTFMMFGIVAIVAIFFVIIFVPETKGVPMEEVEKMLEQRSVQFKFWEKRDSGSEKH; via the exons ATGGAAGGTGGTGTACCAGAAGCTGATATGTCTGCCTTCAGAGAATGTTTGTCTCTATCATGGAAGAATCCTTATGTTCTTCGCCTTGCTTTCTCTGCTGGAATTGGAGGCCTTCTCTTTGGTTATGACACTG GAGTTATTTCTGGGGCTCTTTTGTATATCAGAGATGAATTCATAGAAGTTGATAGGAAGACTTGGCTACAG GAAGCCATAGTGAGTACTGCAATAGCTGGAGCAATCCTAGGAGCTTCAGTTGGAGGATGGATCAACGATCGATTTGGAAGGAAGAAAGGAATTGTTATAGCAGATACCCTCTTTTTTATAGGGTCTGTCATCATGGCTGCTGCTTCAGGCCCAGCAATTCTCATCCTGGGTCGTGTATTTGTTGGCATTGGTGTTGGTATGGCTTCAATGGCATCACCCCTCTACATTTCAGAGGCATCACCAACAAGAGTAAGAGGAGCCCTTGTGAGCCTTAACAGTTTTCTCATCACTGGGGGACAGTTCCTTTCCTACCTCATCAACTTGGCCTTCACCAAG GCACCAGGGACATGGAGGTGGATGTTAGGGGTAGCAGCAGTGCCAGCTTTGTTACAAATTGTACTAATGTTGACACTCCCAGAATCGCCTCGTTGGCTTTACCGCAAG GGTAAGGAAGAGGAAGCGAAATCGATTCTGAAAAAGATCTACCCGCCACACGAAGTTGAAGGTGAAATCCAGGCTTTGAAGGAATCAGTTGACATGGAAATTAAGGAAGCAGAATCATCAGAGAAGATCAACATAGTCAAACTCTTGAGAACTTCAGCTGTGAGAAGAGGTTTATATGCCGGCGTTGGACTCTTAATCTTCCAGCAGTTTGTGGGAATCAACACTGTGATGTATTATAGTCCTACCATTGTTCAGTTGGCAGGTTTTGCATCTAACAGAACAGCACTGCTTCTTTCACTCATCATATCTGGCCTCAATGCATTTGGTTCAATTCTGAGCATTTATTTCATTGACAAGACTGGGAGGAAAAAGCTTGCTCTAATCAGTTTGTGTGGTGTTGTGTTCTCCCTTGTTCTCCTAACCGCCGCATTTCGCGAAAGCGAAATCCACTCCCCAATGGTTAGTGCCATTCAATCCTCTcaattcaacaacaacaacacctgCCCTGATTACAAAACAGCTTTGAACTCTGCTGAATGGACTTGCATGACATGCCTAAAGGCTTCACCATCTTGTGGTTATTGTGCTGCTGATGACAAG TTTTTACCTGGGGCATGTTTGATATCCAATGATGGCACAAAGAAGATGTGTGGTGATGATCATAGGGCATGGTACACTAGGGGGTGTCCTAGCAAATATGGTTGGGCTGCTCTAATAGGCCTTGCTCTTTACATCATATTCTTCTCACCTGGCATGGGAACTGTTCCATGGGTTGTGAACTCAGAGATCTATCCCTTGAGGTACAGAGGGGTTTGTGGAGGAATAGCATCCACAACTGTTTGGATTTCCAACCTCATTGTTTCTGAGTCCTTCTTGTCCCTCACAAAAGCTCTAGGGACAGCATGGACATTCATGATGTTTGGAATTGTGGCCATTGTGGCAATCTTCTTTGTCATTATTTTTGTGCCTGAGACCAAAGGGGTTCCTATGGAGGAAGTGGAGAAGATGCTAGAACAAAGATCTGTGCAGTTCAAgttttgggagaagagagatTCTGGCTCTGAGAAGCATTGA